The following nucleotide sequence is from Vitis vinifera cultivar Pinot Noir 40024 chromosome 14, ASM3070453v1.
tcaattaaagaaatgaaagagaGCCCAGTTGTTTTCCAACCATGGAAGTTGAAAATTATTAGCAGTATGAATAATCAGAATGCTCTTACTGCACAAGAAAGCTCTTCCCTGAGTCGATCCATACAGGGAAGAACCGAAGTTGAAGTTGAAGCTGAGCAAGATGCGGCAGAGCTTTCCGCACCCTGTTGTTTATCTCCTGTAACGTTCTTTTCTTCGTGCTCGGCAGTTTTTGTTTCTATCTTCTTTTTCTCACTTTCTGTCCATcgatgaaagagaaaaaagggaaattgaAGGACCAATAGATTATTTCCTCGGAATTTTccagaaaatggagaaaaatcaGTACcttcttttgcattttctccTTCATCAAGGTCAAGAACCGTAACAGGGATTGAAGCCGGACTCCTTCTCTGAGTTCTGCGTTTTCTGAGACATAGAAAAGACAATCCAaagattcaataacttttctcGGGAAATTATTTTCCTACAAAACAAACAACGAGCCTAGAATCCAAACAGATAAAATATGGGTAACAAAAACCTTCTTGAATTGGATGGAGGAGTCTTGAACGTCAAATCGGAGCGTTTCTTGTGCTTGACCAGTCGATCGGGCGTGTCTTCAACCACAAGACTGGCGATGAGAAGAGCCTCCTCGTCCCAACCAGCCAGTGCAGCCACAGATTTGAACCTGGGGCTGAAAACACACTCTGCACTTCCATCATTTTCAACGCTCTCTGACTGCTTTTCGGGGCTTTGTTTCGATTCTTGTCTCACCATTTTTTGGTTTGAGAAGGAAACGATTCTCTTCAGCAGAAGAAAGGTTTAAGGTTGGGGGTTGTGTCAACGGTCGAAAATTTTTGAATCGTTTTTGTCCTCTGATGTAACGGCTATAATTCTGGCGACGACGGGTGACTGTATGGTAACTTGAACTTTATGATTCGGCGCCCCTTACTGAATCTGTGACCGTTGATTCGTTCATCATTTAGCGATAATGAAACGgaggttggtttttttttacttttactgAACCCCACTAGGGTTTTGACTTTATTACCGTTACCTTGTCTGCAACTGGTGAGTTGGGCCTTAGGTATACACCGGGAGGGCTTTGGTATGCATGGGCCATGGCTTCTCCAAAAATAACACACTATAAAATATTGCACTGCGTCTCATTGTTTGTTTTAAAGCTTAGAAATCTTTTTAtcatctctttttatttctttattaaaagtGTATATacaacaatatttataaaaaaaaaagatagaaaatttgGTCAACTACGTTGTGTTTTTTCTACGAGTGTGGAAaagtaaagaaacaaaaattgaaacaaactAATCAACATTTGTGACAAGTCACAACCACCCACTATACAACCTCTGACTCCTCAATTGCTTGTCACGCTCGATCAAAATTGAACTGTCCTCCTCATCTTGTTGATGCTCCTGCCATGGCATCCTGTGGGTCTCCGGGTCTTTGAAAATTTGCAGCACCCGATCCCTGAGCCCTGTGTCCGTCACCTCACAGAATCGGGTGGACCAGTCAGGTGGTTCCACGGCTCTGGTTCCCAACCCGGGGGCTCTGTCCTTGGACCCCACGTTTTCCTCATCTTGCCAATCAGCCACGTATGCGGCCACCCTCCTATAGAACTTCTCTTTGAACACTTCCCATACTTGGTACTTGTAGTGATTAATGACCATCGCCCCTCTATCCACGTTCACAAAATCAAAACCATTCCTCAAGTGAAAATGGTGCACCACATTGATCAATGTGGAGTTCAATGCCTCTGGCCTCACTATGCTCTTGTGCCTCTCCGGTGCGGATAATCGACATGTGTACCCGACCGCCACGCCCTTTGGTGGCACGCTTGTTAGCCCCGATGGCCCGAAACTGTAGCAAGAGATTCGCAGTTCAGCTACGTTGTTGTTGGCGGACCTTGATTGGTTCCACACAACATCTTGGAGCGATGCGCCTGATGGCAAGTGTAGGAACTCATCCACGTCGATGAACCCGACCCACTCGCAACTGTCACGGGCCCGTAGGGCGCAATGAGCGAAACCGGCTTCCTGCGTTTTGATCCAAGGCCATAGGTGTCGCGAAATGTTGAGGTTGGCAGTCTCTAAGGACTCCAATACCTTTTCGATGTTGTCCACGCTGTTGTTGTCGTAGATGAACCAACGTTGGACCCCGATTTGGGCATGGTACATGATCCATTCCCGCAAGAAGCGTGCCTGGTTCCGGACCATGGTGCATATGCACATCTCGTGTTGCTTCCGAATGGGTGGGTCAGGGGGGGAACGGCGTTTGGGCTCCGCTATTGAGTTTAGTATGCCCTTGCCCTTCATCCGAACCGATACCTTAATGGTGCTATTCAGCCTTTGGGGATTATTCAATATGCTCAGCGGGGTTCTGCAACGTACAACCTCCTGGGCAATTGACACCACCTCGGATCGTAGTAAGAACCTGGGCTTCCTGAAATCCCATCCGTACACGCATTCAAATCTTGTGGGGTCGGAGGCCCTATCGGGCCGTAGATTGAGACCTTTCACAAAAGCGACGGTGGTGTTGTCCCGGTCGATTAGAGCTTCGTACACCAGAGAGTCCCACTGGTGGGTGGGGCCAGGTCGGAGTAGAGCGTTGGATTTCAGCACAAGGGACAAGGTGAATCCACGTGGGCGCCGCGGGCACCGTACGATCTGATGGTCGCGCGTCTCTCCGTCGACATCCTCCGGCGGTAGCTTGATGTGGCTGTCCGATGAGTTGGGAGAGAAGTAAAGGCAGTCCAGGTCATCTTTGGTGAATAAGCGAGCAGATGGAGGGTACTTTAGGAAAACCAGTTCCTGGTCGGGGAATATGACAGTTTCCCGAATTGAGATCGCCGGAGGAATAAAGGACTCGCCGGCGATGGCTTCCATCGCCTGCTTTCTCCATGAAGAGACTAGAACTGGACGAAACTTCTCTGCAAGGCAGAATTAGAAACTTCAACGTCCCACGATTGtaactaaaaataatcaaattcatttctaagaaagaagaaaagttcCAAGATATAAAATCGGAATTCCAAACAAAAATCGCACCAAAACccaaaaatctttaaaaaaatcagaAACAATCTGCAAACCCAGAAAGaaaatcacaaacaaaaacAGTCGTACGAAAGATtagtaaagaaaagaaagtaattGAAGAAACCTCCAAAGATGCTAAAGGTGGAGAAGGTGACACCAGTGACGACAACGCAAGAGAAGACCACGAAGAACGTACACCAGAAGAATCTGCCCCATGAACCCGCGTCCCGTTTCCGACGTTCTTTCATTGCTGACGCTGAGAACCACTCTCTTGTTTCTTGTCATTCATCTGATTCTCTTCTACCCCTTCTGCTATTTTTGTCTCCTCTCCACTCCAAACCTCTCACTCTTGGGAAAGTTACAGAGACAAAATCGGGCCTGTTGTCAACTTTGATGGGTTGTTACAAAGAGAGAGAGCCACTGCGACGCCTGCTCTTTGCTGTTTCGGCCATTTCGGCCATTCATCTCGCTTTATATGCGGTAGTTAAAGTGTCCGTTGGGTGCTCTTCCAAAACCCATCCTCCCTCGTACACCCCTCTTCCCCCCAATCAAATCTGGCCACCTCATACTAAGCTCACACGCAGCGCCATCTGATTGGGCAATAGAAATGCTTACCCTATACTCCTCCCGCAGAGCAATTTATTCCTTCCGTGTAGCGGTTCGCAATGTTCACGACGCCATGTCCCGTGGCTTTAAGTTGGGACCCTGGAGCCCACCGCGATTACGGCCTTTGAACTTCACCACGTAAGCAGATTAGTGAAGGTTCCGCAAAGGTCGAAGGAATGTAGCCGGATAAGGTGTGGTACGTCACAGCCTATCTCTTTCCTTTCTAGAATTAAACATGACACGTGGCAAGGCCGGTGGCACCTGGCATATGCAATTAGAACGTGCTATCATGGTTAAAACCATCCGGTTAACTGCTCCCCACGATTATTGATCTATTCCACGTCATATTTCCatacattttgtttttataaataagtgaattttttatttttcttataaatatatgataaattttttatttggatgaaTATTTCGAAAGTGCAGGTGGAGTGGGTTCGGATTTGGGTAATGATGTAAAGATGGCAATCTGGTGAATTTGGGGTGTGGACTGTGAGAAAATAGGACAGATGCTGACAGCGGGGCATGAGGCATGCCCCACTTTGGTTTTGGTCTTTCCACGTCTAACCACTaaccacctctctctctctctctctctaacaaaataaaaattaaataaaaaaaaatccaaccatattttcttaaatttatttttaaaaattaatttttatttcaattattagcCTCCATAAAATGCATTTAGCCCAACAGTTAACGGTTACTTTGAGCTGGTTTGGATTTGCCACATGAACTAACTAACGGTGAGACAATTCATGTGGCCCCTCGTAATCTAATCGTTGAATGTGCACATATGGGATATTTGACTAAAAGGTGAAAATATGATCCTGAATTACCAAAAtgattttccatattttcaaaacaagatttcttattattaatttatttctttttctaataaatataatttgctTTTGTAGTAAAGACTttcatattatttcatatatttaattattaagcAATTAATTTCTTGTataaaatttacatatataattttcctttattatatattttttccaagaattttattattataaatgaaataatttcttATATGGATTTGATGCTTATAATTTCCCACCATCACaaaggatgattttttttttttttttgtattttcttcatatttttaaattaggatAGAATTTTCtataactaaatatattaaataattaagcaatcatttttgtatttataatttatttgttctaatttaagagatgtatataaaaatctcattttatttttaaaaaaaataaaatacaattattttaaaaataaatataaaaatacaatattttttatcacttcttttatttttacaacaaacttatattttcataagatGAATTCACTTTCTATACTCAACACGTTTAcgagtaaaaaaaatttaaaattatgttttttttttaaaaaaaccctaCAAGAATTAAGGGCCCATATTGCATcttgattaataaaataaaagaagtgtCCACTAAAATAGGAGAGTGCACCATCCATCGTCACCACATTAAGATAATGGTCAAACATCTCataaaatattgattaaaaacTTACTCATCTCCATTCCCAAAATAGACAAAGCTTCAATACTGTGTCTTATGTGGTACGCTGCCTCTCACTGCCCCATTCATTACACTAAACCATTTTCTCCACCTCGATGTAGGTGCGGGATAATCATTTGTTCTATAGTTCTGGGGCTATTTACAATTAGCCGGTAGATTTGAACCTTGTTCCTACATGACCCAATCAATTCGATGGGATGGAGCGATTCAGGTGAGATCCAATGTAGATCCAACTTTCACAGCAACCGTTGATGTTTTTCCAGAATTTTTCGTAGACCTCTTTGATATAAATAGTCTCTTCCCAAACCGTACAAGCTTCTTCGAATTTTTGAACCTGAACTTTGAAGTTTTTAatacacttttaaaattaaaaatagtaatattatataataactcttgtatataaaaaaaaatataaatttatttatattctcaaaagttacttttaaaagttttaaaatttaaagtaataattttttttaatgcgatacaaattttaaaattctatatatgagttattatcattttatatttttgaaatggttaatttcattcatttttttgagCTTTTGGCTAAATATATGTAGTTTTTAtaggtttaaaattttattatacatCTTTCTTATTTTGAGTAAGTAAAGAGttgagtgaaaataaaaaatgaaaagaataaagaaggtatttgaatgaaattaacactttttaaaaatagtaaactAGAAATATATCcgacatatatttattttattttttgttttttaaataaaaaaataagggtatgtaaagaaaaagtttttaaaagtttatatcgagttattattattttctatttttaaaaatagaaaaaaaaatatccaacTGTCTTATCCATTTGTATATGTTAACCatgctttttttaaataaaatttttttttaaataattgtaatttTCAATAAGATACAAGAATTTTTGGaagtttatattaaaaaaatgattttaaaaattatttaaaaaatttaaggtataaaaaattcttattacctcaaaatttcaaaatttaaagatataagataaatatatattttttgttcaaaatattctaattttatatagaagtttataattttaaaaataaaaaaataaaaagtatccAAGTGAACACTTATAGacgtttggatatattttttattttttgtttttaaaatttaaaaatattataacttgTCTATAAGATACAAGTTTACTTTAAAAAGAGCAATgaatatattttccattttttgtttttaaaataaggaaattatATAACTTGTATATAAGATAcaagtttattttaaaagagtaataatattaaatttttttaaagaaattgaagtgtcaaaattttttgttaactcaaaagttaaaatttttaaagatacaAATAAATTTGTACTTACTTTTCATATACAAGATATAAGTAAAtctaagatattttattttcatatagaattttttttttaattttaaaaataaaaaatagaaagtataaGCCAAGTTTGGGaacgttttaaaaaacaattttaaaaaatagtttttgaaaattattctctgattttatagaataagagtttatttgaaaacctaaaatttttttaaacatgttttaaatatttttaaaaataatttttatatctaatgttttattttaaattattttatatacttatataattattttttaaaatagtcctataa
It contains:
- the LOC100268016 gene encoding glycosyltransferase family 92 protein RCOM_0530710, whose amino-acid sequence is MKERRKRDAGSWGRFFWCTFFVVFSCVVVTGVTFSTFSIFGEKFRPVLVSSWRKQAMEAIAGESFIPPAISIRETVIFPDQELVFLKYPPSARLFTKDDLDCLYFSPNSSDSHIKLPPEDVDGETRDHQIVRCPRRPRGFTLSLVLKSNALLRPGPTHQWDSLVYEALIDRDNTTVAFVKGLNLRPDRASDPTRFECVYGWDFRKPRFLLRSEVVSIAQEVVRCRTPLSILNNPQRLNSTIKVSVRMKGKGILNSIAEPKRRSPPDPPIRKQHEMCICTMVRNQARFLREWIMYHAQIGVQRWFIYDNNSVDNIEKVLESLETANLNISRHLWPWIKTQEAGFAHCALRARDSCEWVGFIDVDEFLHLPSGASLQDVVWNQSRSANNNVAELRISCYSFGPSGLTSVPPKGVAVGYTCRLSAPERHKSIVRPEALNSTLINVVHHFHLRNGFDFVNVDRGAMVINHYKYQVWEVFKEKFYRRVAAYVADWQDEENVGSKDRAPGLGTRAVEPPDWSTRFCEVTDTGLRDRVLQIFKDPETHRMPWQEHQQDEEDSSILIERDKQLRSQRLYSGQESKQSPEKQSESVENDGSAECVFSPRFKSVAALAGWDEEALLIASLVVEDTPDRLVKHKKRSDLTFKTPPSNSRRKRRTQRRSPASIPVTVLDLDEGENAKEESEKKKIETKTAEHEEKNVTGDKQQGAESSAASCSASTSTSVLPCMDRLREELSCAICLEICFEPSTTPCGHSFCKKCLRSAADKCGKRCSKCRQMMSNGRSCTVNTVLWNTIQLLFPQEVEARKAAGALNSREAKRQSPEKEGQTITRNRSVRPSSGVASRDASVRRRRGMPSQSEDAALALRLQREEFMEAFREQPHEEQRNTVSVARANLRAMASRAVSLRVRGRPYLL